The following proteins are co-located in the Pseudoalteromonas sp. N1230-9 genome:
- a CDS encoding TetR family transcriptional regulator, which yields MTKKEQTKQQILTASWQLFSEQGYHQTSTRDIAKAANVANGTVFSHFATKVAILKYSFENELTDILSTAESLDTSTTATDRMYHYARFLYAFYLAKKEFSRELFKEIMWQQNELEPQLNAFKKRLINDNDATPTDADIIIDLYFMTLMEGLSHADSSVDSMLATLKRKLAKININ from the coding sequence GTGACTAAGAAAGAGCAAACAAAACAGCAGATACTAACAGCCTCATGGCAGTTGTTTTCAGAGCAGGGTTATCATCAAACGAGTACGCGAGATATTGCAAAGGCAGCCAATGTTGCCAATGGCACCGTATTTAGTCACTTTGCGACTAAGGTTGCGATACTCAAGTACAGCTTTGAAAATGAACTGACAGACATTCTAAGCACCGCAGAGAGTTTAGATACCAGTACAACAGCCACAGATAGAATGTACCACTACGCTCGCTTTCTCTATGCTTTTTACTTGGCGAAAAAAGAATTTAGTCGAGAGTTGTTCAAAGAAATTATGTGGCAACAAAATGAACTTGAACCACAACTAAATGCTTTTAAGAAACGCTTGATAAATGATAATGACGCTACCCCTACAGATGCAGATATCATTATTGACCTTTACTTTATGACGCTGATGGAAGGACTCAGTCATGCTGATAGTTCTGTCGATTCAATGCTTGCGACTCTGAAAAGAAAACTCGCTAAAATTAATATCAATTAG
- the tkt gene encoding transketolase: MPSRKELANAIRVLSMDAVQQAKSGHPGAPMGMADIAEVLWRDYLKHNPTNPEWADRDRFILSNGHGSMLIYSLLHLSGYDLPLEEIKNFRQMHSKTPGHPEYGYAPGIETTTGPLGQGITNAVGMAIAEKALAAQFNREGHDIVDHFTYAFMGDGCLMEGISHEACSLAGTLGLGKLVAFWDDNGISIDGEVEGWFSDDTPARFKAYGWHVVSDVDGHNPDAIRAAIEEARSITDKPSLICCKTVIGYGSPNKSGSHDCHGAPLGEDEIKASREFLGWTGEAFEIPADIYSEWDGKEKGKQLEASWDEKFAAYASAHPELAAEFKRRTNGELPADWAEKSQAYIEELQANPANPATRKASQNALNAFGPLLPEFMGGSADLAGSNLTLWDGSKGLEANDASGNYIFYGVREFGMSAIMNGIALHKGFIPYGATFLMFMEYARNAVRMAALMKQPSIFVYTHDSIGLGEDGPTHQPVEQIASMRLTPNLVNWRPCDQVESAIAWQQAIERKDGPTSLIFTRQGLEQQTRTAQQLSDVKKGGYVLSCDGEPELILIATGSEVQLAQDAAAELRSQGKKVRVVSMPSTDLFDEQDAAYKESVLPASVTRRVAIEAGIADYWYKYVGLNGAVVGMTTFGESAPAGELFKHFGFTVENIVNKANALF, translated from the coding sequence ATGCCATCACGCAAAGAACTTGCAAATGCTATTCGCGTCTTATCAATGGACGCAGTACAACAGGCCAAATCTGGTCACCCTGGCGCCCCTATGGGCATGGCAGATATCGCAGAAGTACTATGGCGCGATTATCTAAAGCACAACCCAACGAATCCAGAGTGGGCAGACCGCGATCGATTTATTCTTTCAAATGGTCACGGTTCAATGCTGATCTATTCTCTTCTACATTTAAGTGGTTATGATCTGCCGTTAGAAGAAATTAAAAACTTCCGTCAAATGCACTCAAAAACACCAGGCCACCCAGAGTATGGGTATGCACCAGGTATTGAGACCACTACGGGCCCATTAGGTCAAGGGATCACAAATGCGGTTGGTATGGCGATTGCCGAAAAAGCACTTGCTGCACAGTTTAACCGTGAAGGTCACGATATTGTTGACCACTTCACCTATGCGTTCATGGGCGATGGCTGTTTAATGGAAGGTATTTCACACGAAGCTTGTTCATTAGCGGGTACATTAGGCCTAGGTAAACTTGTTGCGTTTTGGGATGACAACGGCATCTCAATTGATGGTGAAGTAGAAGGTTGGTTCAGCGATGACACACCAGCGCGCTTCAAAGCATACGGCTGGCACGTAGTTAGCGATGTAGATGGGCACAACCCTGATGCAATTCGCGCCGCTATCGAAGAAGCGCGTAGCATCACCGATAAACCATCACTTATTTGTTGTAAAACAGTGATTGGCTACGGTTCACCGAATAAATCAGGTAGCCATGACTGCCATGGTGCACCACTCGGTGAAGATGAAATTAAAGCATCTCGTGAGTTCTTAGGTTGGACTGGCGAGGCATTTGAAATCCCTGCTGATATTTACAGCGAGTGGGATGGCAAAGAAAAAGGTAAGCAACTAGAAGCAAGCTGGGACGAAAAATTTGCCGCTTACGCAAGTGCGCACCCTGAACTTGCTGCTGAGTTTAAACGTCGTACCAACGGTGAATTACCAGCTGATTGGGCTGAAAAGTCACAAGCTTACATCGAAGAGTTACAAGCAAACCCAGCAAACCCAGCAACACGTAAAGCATCACAAAATGCATTAAACGCATTTGGCCCATTATTACCAGAATTCATGGGCGGCTCTGCTGACCTTGCGGGTTCTAACTTAACACTTTGGGATGGCTCAAAAGGCTTAGAAGCAAACGATGCAAGTGGTAACTACATTTTCTACGGTGTACGTGAATTTGGTATGTCGGCAATTATGAACGGTATTGCACTGCACAAAGGCTTTATTCCTTACGGTGCTACATTCTTAATGTTTATGGAATATGCACGTAACGCAGTTCGTATGGCCGCATTGATGAAGCAGCCAAGCATCTTCGTTTATACGCACGATTCAATCGGTCTAGGTGAAGATGGTCCGACGCACCAACCGGTAGAGCAAATTGCTAGCATGCGTTTAACGCCAAACCTAGTTAATTGGCGCCCATGTGACCAAGTTGAGTCTGCGATTGCATGGCAACAAGCGATTGAGCGTAAAGACGGCCCAACATCACTGATTTTCACTCGTCAAGGCCTTGAGCAACAAACGCGTACTGCACAGCAGTTAAGCGACGTGAAAAAAGGTGGTTACGTGCTGAGCTGTGACGGTGAGCCAGAGCTTATCCTTATTGCAACAGGTTCTGAAGTACAGCTTGCACAAGATGCCGCTGCAGAACTTCGTTCACAAGGTAAGAAAGTACGTGTGGTCTCTATGCCTTCAACTGATTTATTTGATGAGCAAGACGCTGCTTATAAAGAAAGCGTACTACCAGCAAGCGTAACACGCCGCGTAGCAATTGAAGCGGGCATTGCAGACTACTGGTACAAATACGTAGGTCTAAATGGCGCAGTAGTTGGTATGACGACATTCGGTGAGTCTGCACCTGCAGGCGAGTTATTCAAGCACTTTGGTTTCACTGTTGAAAACATCGTAAACAAAGCAAACGCTTTGTTCTAA
- the metK gene encoding methionine adenosyltransferase has translation MAKHLFTSESVSEGHPDKIADQISDAVLDAILEQDSHARVACETYVKTGMVMVGGEITTSAWVDIEEITRKTVREIGYTHSDMGFDADSCAILNTIGKQSPDINQGVDRARPEEQGAGDQGLMFGYACNETDVLMPAPITYSHRLVQRQAEVRKSGELNWLRPDAKSQVTFAYENGKPVGIDAVVLSTQHCDSISQNDLVEAVMETIIKPVLPAELISSATKFFINPTGRFVIGGPMGDCGLTGRKIIVDTYGGMARHGGGAFSGKDPSKVDRSAAYAARYVAKNVVAAGLADKCELQVSYAIGVAEPTSISIETFGTGKLEEARLIELVREHFDLRPYGLIQMLDLERPIYQPTAAYGHFGREEFPWERTDKADALRAAAGL, from the coding sequence ATGGCAAAACATTTATTTACTTCTGAATCAGTTTCTGAAGGTCATCCGGATAAAATCGCGGACCAAATCTCTGACGCGGTTCTAGATGCTATTTTAGAGCAAGATTCTCATGCCCGTGTTGCATGTGAGACTTACGTTAAAACCGGTATGGTGATGGTGGGTGGTGAAATCACGACTAGCGCTTGGGTTGATATCGAAGAAATCACACGTAAAACAGTACGTGAAATCGGTTACACACACTCAGATATGGGATTCGATGCTGACTCGTGTGCAATCCTAAACACAATCGGTAAACAATCTCCAGATATCAACCAAGGTGTTGACCGTGCTCGCCCTGAAGAGCAAGGCGCTGGTGACCAAGGTTTAATGTTTGGTTATGCATGTAACGAAACTGACGTGTTAATGCCTGCACCTATCACGTATTCACACCGTTTAGTTCAGCGCCAGGCTGAAGTTCGTAAAAGCGGTGAGCTTAACTGGTTACGCCCAGATGCAAAATCTCAAGTAACGTTTGCATACGAAAATGGCAAGCCTGTTGGTATTGATGCTGTTGTTCTTTCAACTCAACACTGTGATTCAATCTCACAAAACGACTTAGTTGAAGCAGTAATGGAAACGATCATCAAGCCAGTTCTTCCTGCTGAGCTTATCTCAAGCGCGACTAAGTTTTTCATCAACCCAACTGGCCGTTTCGTAATCGGTGGCCCAATGGGTGACTGTGGTCTGACAGGTCGTAAAATCATCGTTGATACATACGGTGGTATGGCTCGTCACGGTGGTGGTGCTTTCTCTGGTAAAGATCCATCAAAAGTTGACCGCTCAGCTGCATACGCTGCACGTTACGTTGCTAAAAACGTAGTTGCTGCTGGCCTTGCTGACAAGTGTGAACTACAAGTTTCTTACGCTATCGGTGTTGCAGAGCCAACATCTATCAGCATCGAGACATTTGGTACAGGTAAATTAGAAGAAGCGCGTCTAATCGAATTAGTACGTGAGCACTTCGACCTTCGCCCATATGGCTTAATCCAAATGCTTGACCTTGAGCGTCCTATTTATCAACCGACAGCGGCTTACGGTCACTTCGGTCGTGAAGAGTTCCCTTGGGAGCGCACAGACAAAGCAGACGCACTTCGCGCAGCTGCTGGTCTGTAA
- a CDS encoding winged helix-turn-helix transcriptional regulator — MTSPNRLRMLDRIDLAILDALQKNGRISNVNLAKQVNLSPSPCLDRVKRLEQEGYIEGYYAKLNEAKLNQSLLAHVQVSLVTSNTSVFKVFREYILNIPQVVECDMVAGGYDYLLKVRVSDMDEYRQVLGDLVDIPGVGTHHTYMVIEKIKQDTGLRFDI, encoded by the coding sequence ATGACCAGCCCGAATCGATTACGCATGTTAGATCGCATTGATTTAGCAATTTTAGACGCTCTGCAAAAAAATGGCAGAATCTCAAACGTAAACCTCGCAAAACAGGTTAATTTGAGCCCGAGCCCGTGTCTTGATCGTGTTAAACGATTAGAACAAGAGGGCTATATTGAAGGCTACTATGCCAAGCTTAACGAAGCTAAGCTTAATCAAAGCTTATTAGCGCATGTGCAGGTGTCTTTGGTTACTTCTAACACCTCTGTTTTTAAAGTTTTCAGAGAGTATATTTTAAATATTCCTCAGGTCGTTGAATGTGACATGGTTGCAGGAGGATATGACTATCTATTGAAAGTGCGTGTCTCTGATATGGACGAATATCGCCAAGTCTTAGGGGATTTAGTCGATATACCTGGGGTTGGCACACATCATACTTATATGGTGATTGAAAAAATTAAACAGGACACAGGGCTTCGATTCGATATTTAA
- a CDS encoding TIGR04211 family SH3 domain-containing protein has product MLKQCIFGLLLAATSFISYAEEAPSSNNENTAYIVDNLYTFMHSGPSKNYRILGSVDAGTQVELLSGEDNGYFKIRDDKEREGWVEAKFITENAGIHQQFQALNNDMTLMQEQLRQAEIELPQLQEQNRSLNEQNQALTAQIDKLKNTIESERNAKQAASAKEKRQLLTYGGAIAFIGLLLGIILTIMLSRRKRYDGWA; this is encoded by the coding sequence ATGTTAAAACAGTGTATTTTTGGGTTGCTCCTTGCGGCCACCTCTTTTATTAGCTACGCAGAAGAAGCGCCAAGCAGCAACAACGAAAACACCGCCTACATAGTCGATAACCTGTACACTTTTATGCATTCAGGTCCGAGCAAAAACTACCGTATTTTGGGCTCTGTTGATGCAGGTACACAAGTAGAATTATTATCAGGTGAAGATAATGGCTACTTTAAAATTCGTGATGATAAAGAGCGTGAAGGTTGGGTAGAAGCAAAGTTCATCACTGAAAACGCTGGTATTCATCAACAGTTTCAAGCGCTGAATAACGACATGACATTAATGCAAGAGCAGTTACGTCAAGCCGAAATAGAATTACCACAGCTACAAGAGCAAAACCGCTCTCTTAACGAACAAAACCAAGCCCTGACAGCACAAATCGATAAGCTTAAAAATACTATCGAGTCTGAGCGTAATGCTAAACAAGCAGCCAGTGCTAAAGAAAAGCGCCAATTACTTACATATGGCGGCGCAATTGCATTTATCGGCTTATTGTTGGGTATTATTTTAACGATTATGTTGTCTCGCCGTAAACGCTATGACGGCTGGGCTTAG
- a CDS encoding diacylglycerol kinase, protein MKEPKIPLVNKPNGIGVGRVLKATKCSIKGFKAAFKEESAFRTETYLGLVLFPLSVLLAQSLSHWLMLFIPYLLLLIVELLNSAIEALTDRVGIEYHVLSGRAKDMASAAVTLALIILLLVWAVAIYEKIMMQF, encoded by the coding sequence ATGAAAGAGCCAAAAATTCCCTTGGTGAACAAACCAAATGGTATTGGGGTAGGGCGTGTTTTAAAAGCCACCAAATGCTCAATCAAAGGCTTTAAAGCTGCATTTAAAGAAGAATCTGCATTTCGCACTGAAACCTATTTAGGCCTGGTATTATTTCCGTTATCAGTGTTGCTTGCCCAATCATTAAGCCATTGGCTGATGCTATTTATTCCTTACTTATTATTGTTGATAGTTGAGCTACTCAACTCAGCAATAGAGGCGCTGACTGATAGAGTCGGTATTGAGTACCATGTATTGTCGGGGCGAGCTAAAGATATGGCCTCAGCGGCAGTGACGTTGGCATTAATTATTTTGCTACTGGTTTGGGCAGTGGCAATTTATGAAAAGATAATGATGCAGTTTTAA
- a CDS encoding START domain-containing protein, whose product MLSISAFANSTEWQTYKQQDGISVTYKTHQNGIIEISASVLVKNAKAHDFMVLLSDTDNAPDWLENVKSVTLMERLSPSETLVYTHFNSPWPVSDRDLVSYSCYHRLSEHKTELKIISQPHAKPAVNGVVRIKDLTAFWRLTHQQNDLLVSHQAYADPAGSIPHWLSNKVSLKSVFETLQSLRKELSYNRFTRLNTPSVPGKCAS is encoded by the coding sequence ATGTTGAGTATATCGGCATTTGCTAACTCAACCGAATGGCAAACTTACAAACAGCAAGATGGCATAAGCGTCACTTACAAAACGCATCAAAACGGTATTATAGAAATAAGTGCCTCGGTGCTGGTAAAAAATGCGAAAGCCCATGACTTTATGGTGCTATTGAGCGATACTGACAATGCGCCTGATTGGCTCGAAAATGTGAAAAGTGTCACCTTAATGGAGCGTTTAAGCCCTTCTGAAACGCTTGTGTACACACACTTTAATTCGCCTTGGCCTGTTTCAGATCGCGATTTGGTTAGCTATTCGTGTTACCACCGTCTGAGTGAGCACAAAACTGAGCTTAAAATTATTAGTCAGCCCCATGCAAAACCGGCAGTAAATGGTGTAGTGCGTATTAAAGATTTAACCGCTTTTTGGCGCTTAACACATCAGCAAAATGACTTACTGGTTAGTCATCAAGCTTATGCAGACCCTGCGGGTTCTATTCCACATTGGTTGAGTAACAAGGTATCATTAAAAAGTGTGTTTGAGACCTTACAGTCACTACGTAAGGAGCTCAGCTATAATAGGTTTACGCGCCTAAACACACCAAGCGTGCCTGGGAAGTGTGCTTCTTGA
- a CDS encoding CYTH and CHAD domain-containing protein → MDTEIELKFLVSDAVVPLIPALITQFAKTVTNKPSRSLQNAYYDTPSRELRALDIGLRTRCSDTDCEQTIKLAGEVVGGLHQRPEYNLPLEGNRPDLLAFDASIWPHAMQVNAIADNLYPIFSTNFIRRTWLIETDSGAKIEVVLDKGEIAASGQVELISELEIELLEGSRQELFALADKLVSESHVRLGLYSKAARGYRLADNTPLKASKSIGFVPLNSGATQEQALVASINYAIRFVQKHEACYFIKPSLKTLKRVTDGIRLIRHAFWLFDDIVSKDDTDSLRVELKWLLSELAWVENAIQLKTYTSKRHAYYKKINSAPELTQVINDLKELQPSIEDVQELFHSKRYNRLLLQLTTWLIEKQWRKSWGQAEFQAAEKPVAEIAKRLFAKDWHDMHELIPEQQVFTDKDYLSLRTRLENSLLSGNCLGALFNTDDRNEFRIPWLDISHGIYELSTLDYLKQLCAGQDDQELAKIQAWLDQKSDFLVSAMEQSRHASFNTDPYWL, encoded by the coding sequence ATGGATACTGAGATAGAACTGAAGTTTTTGGTGTCAGATGCCGTTGTTCCACTGATCCCCGCATTAATTACCCAATTTGCAAAAACCGTTACCAACAAACCGTCACGCAGCCTACAAAATGCCTATTACGACACGCCGAGTCGTGAGTTACGTGCACTTGATATAGGCTTACGTACACGCTGCAGCGATACCGACTGTGAGCAAACTATTAAGTTAGCCGGTGAAGTGGTGGGGGGGTTGCATCAACGCCCTGAATATAACTTGCCTCTTGAAGGTAATCGTCCTGATTTATTGGCCTTTGATGCGTCAATCTGGCCTCACGCAATGCAAGTTAATGCGATAGCCGATAACCTTTACCCTATTTTTAGCACTAACTTTATTCGTCGCACGTGGTTAATTGAAACCGATAGCGGCGCTAAAATCGAAGTGGTGTTAGATAAAGGGGAAATAGCGGCCTCTGGTCAGGTTGAACTTATTTCTGAGCTTGAAATTGAGTTATTAGAAGGTAGCCGCCAAGAGTTATTTGCTTTAGCAGATAAGCTGGTCAGTGAAAGTCATGTGCGCTTAGGACTTTATTCAAAGGCTGCGCGTGGTTACCGCCTTGCTGATAACACGCCTTTGAAAGCGAGTAAATCGATAGGCTTTGTACCGCTAAACAGTGGCGCGACACAAGAACAAGCATTAGTGGCAAGCATTAACTATGCTATTCGTTTTGTACAAAAACATGAAGCGTGTTACTTCATTAAACCAAGCTTAAAAACCTTAAAGCGAGTCACGGATGGTATTCGACTTATCCGTCATGCATTTTGGTTATTTGATGATATTGTCAGTAAAGATGATACGGACTCATTACGAGTAGAGCTAAAATGGCTTTTAAGTGAGCTTGCTTGGGTTGAAAATGCTATACAGCTAAAAACCTATACCTCGAAGCGACATGCCTATTACAAAAAGATTAATAGCGCCCCTGAGCTGACTCAAGTCATCAACGATTTAAAAGAATTACAGCCAAGTATTGAAGATGTACAAGAACTGTTTCACAGCAAGCGATACAATCGTTTGTTGTTGCAACTTACAACATGGCTAATTGAAAAACAGTGGCGTAAATCATGGGGCCAAGCGGAGTTTCAAGCCGCAGAAAAACCGGTTGCTGAAATCGCTAAGCGTTTATTTGCCAAAGACTGGCACGATATGCACGAGCTTATTCCTGAGCAGCAAGTGTTTACAGATAAAGACTATTTATCACTTAGAACTCGCCTTGAAAATTCACTATTAAGTGGTAACTGCTTGGGTGCCCTATTTAATACTGATGATAGAAATGAGTTTCGAATTCCATGGTTAGATATCTCCCACGGTATTTATGAGCTTAGTACACTTGATTATTTAAAACAGCTATGCGCAGGTCAAGATGATCAAGAGCTTGCTAAAATTCAGGCTTGGTTAGATCAGAAATCTGACTTTTTGGTCAGTGCAATGGAGCAAAGCCGTCACGCGTCTTTCAATACTGATCCATATTGGTTGTAA